One window of the Streptomyces sp. WZ-12 genome contains the following:
- a CDS encoding glycosyltransferase family 2 protein: MPYTEDITLVIPTHPARSRNGMLDRALRSVTAQTLLPSRVIIENDRQRAGACATRNRGLAAVTTPWVAFLDSDDELLPQHLEHLMATAKASHADLVYPWFDLIGGADPFPDFNRPFDPARLKITNYIPVTVLARTQLVKRVGGFTPVKGSAAPCEDWGCWLRMVDAGAHFVHHPERTWRWQWHGANTAGRPDQGDALTADLDF; encoded by the coding sequence ATGCCATATACCGAAGACATCACGCTGGTGATTCCCACGCACCCTGCCCGTAGCCGCAACGGTATGCTCGACCGCGCCCTCCGCTCTGTCACCGCACAGACACTCCTCCCAAGCCGCGTAATCATAGAAAACGACCGTCAGCGAGCCGGTGCCTGTGCCACGCGCAATCGCGGGCTCGCCGCCGTCACCACTCCCTGGGTCGCCTTCCTCGACTCCGACGATGAACTCCTGCCCCAACACCTCGAACACCTCATGGCCACCGCCAAAGCCTCCCACGCAGACCTGGTCTACCCCTGGTTCGACCTCATAGGCGGAGCCGATCCCTTCCCGGACTTCAACCGCCCATTCGACCCCGCCCGGCTAAAAATCACCAACTACATCCCCGTCACCGTCCTCGCACGCACCCAACTCGTCAAGAGAGTCGGCGGGTTCACGCCCGTCAAAGGGTCAGCAGCCCCCTGCGAAGACTGGGGCTGCTGGCTACGCATGGTTGACGCAGGAGCACACTTCGTCCACCACCCGGAACGCACCTGGCGCTGGCAATGGCATGGCGCCAACACCGCAGGACGCCCAGACCAAGGCGACGCCCTGACAGCTGATCTTGATTTTTGA
- a CDS encoding transposase, protein MAAPRKYSLELRERAVRMYRTSDPKPQIKRLAIELGVHPEALRGWIRQAEADAGERDDRLTSDERVELAALRKENAQLKRANEVLRTASAFFAAQLDPTRPR, encoded by the coding sequence ATGGCTGCCCCCAGGAAGTACTCGCTGGAGTTGCGCGAGCGTGCGGTGCGGATGTACCGGACCTCCGACCCGAAGCCCCAGATCAAGCGACTGGCTATCGAGCTCGGCGTGCATCCCGAGGCCCTGCGCGGCTGGATCCGGCAGGCCGAGGCCGATGCCGGCGAGCGGGACGACCGGCTGACCAGCGACGAACGCGTCGAACTCGCCGCGCTTCGCAAGGAGAACGCCCAGCTCAAGCGCGCGAACGAAGTTCTGCGGACGGCCTCGGCTTTTTTCGCGGCGCAACTCGACCCGACCCGGCCCAGGTGA
- a CDS encoding IS3 family transposase, producing MTGLLDEHPDLGVECVLRELHIASSTYYRWRRAEKQPCERRRRDVELTERIKEIHTESGGIYGSPRVHAVLKREGTRVGRKRVERLMREADLAGISPRRTGFTRRDPKATLAPDLVNRDFTAPAPNRLWVTDLTMISTGEGPLWLSAIRDAFSRRVVAWETSARADADLVLTTLEYALASREVEPGKLIHHADHGCQYTSIKLTTRLLRAGVDASMGSVGDSHDNALAENLWMLIKTECVRGRVFATRAEANLALFEYTDGFYNSRRTQERLGFPSPIEFEEKYYAEQATAERANLKPRQPLLTS from the coding sequence GTGACGGGGCTCCTCGACGAGCACCCTGACCTGGGAGTCGAGTGCGTCCTGCGGGAACTGCACATCGCCTCCTCCACCTACTACCGCTGGCGCCGCGCCGAGAAGCAGCCGTGCGAGCGGCGGCGTCGCGACGTCGAGCTGACCGAGCGGATCAAGGAGATCCACACCGAGTCCGGCGGGATCTACGGCTCTCCGCGCGTGCATGCCGTGCTGAAACGCGAGGGCACACGCGTGGGCCGCAAGCGGGTCGAGCGCCTGATGCGCGAGGCCGACCTGGCGGGCATCAGCCCGCGCCGCACAGGCTTCACGCGCCGGGATCCGAAGGCCACACTCGCCCCGGACCTGGTCAACCGGGACTTCACCGCACCGGCGCCGAACCGGCTGTGGGTCACCGACCTGACGATGATCTCGACCGGCGAGGGCCCGCTGTGGCTGTCGGCGATCCGGGACGCGTTCTCCCGCCGGGTGGTGGCCTGGGAGACCTCCGCCCGCGCGGACGCCGACCTGGTCCTGACCACGCTGGAGTACGCCCTCGCGTCCCGCGAGGTCGAGCCCGGCAAGCTCATCCACCATGCCGACCACGGCTGTCAGTACACATCCATCAAGCTCACAACTCGCCTGCTGCGGGCAGGAGTTGACGCGTCCATGGGCTCCGTCGGGGACAGCCACGACAACGCCCTCGCGGAGAACCTGTGGATGCTGATCAAGACCGAGTGCGTGCGCGGCCGCGTCTTCGCCACACGTGCCGAGGCGAACCTCGCGCTCTTCGAGTACACAGACGGCTTCTATAACTCCCGCCGCACCCAGGAACGACTCGGCTTCCCCAGCCCGATCGAATTCGAGGAGAAGTACTACGCCGAGCAGGCAACGGCCGAACGAGCGAACCTGAAACCCCGTCAACCCCTCCTGACCAGCTGA